In Spirochaetota bacterium, a single genomic region encodes these proteins:
- a CDS encoding PAS domain S-box protein: MMDIIAQLGIVTPSIRKSGKRNVMNTTVYVIGILLQFTAAIIALLQVRRAPRKLPWLLIALSSLLIVARRAATMGEFMKTGQELAAAEVLTLIVSVFLFLGVILMSRMFQDVRVSEAHFRHLIENNHDIIYTLTADGILTFVSPGWTALLGHPVHQVTGQRFKTFIHPDDRPACNAWLNKVIETGRRQDGLEYRVRHIDGSWYWHTSSAVPLCNAAGAVTGFEGTARDITERKQAEERIGSLLAEKEIILREVHHRIKNNMNTMMSLLSMQAGTMNEPSAVEALKNAGRRMQSMRVLYEKLYHSENLREMTIGDYVPPLVHEIVKMFPAPPFAKIVTEVDDFMLGMKILPPLGIIINEIVTNAMKYAFIGRGEGVITVIASKTDNRATIVIGDDGIGIPHSVDIERSPGFGLALIGMLVTQLDGSVRIERGNGTRFVLEFNV, from the coding sequence ATGATGGACATTATCGCCCAACTTGGTATCGTGACGCCGTCCATAAGGAAATCCGGGAAACGTAATGTCATGAACACCACCGTCTACGTAATAGGCATCCTGCTGCAGTTCACGGCGGCGATTATCGCCCTCCTCCAGGTACGTCGGGCCCCGCGTAAACTGCCGTGGCTCCTGATCGCGCTCTCGTCGCTGCTGATCGTCGCACGCCGCGCCGCCACGATGGGCGAATTCATGAAAACCGGCCAGGAGCTCGCCGCCGCGGAGGTTCTGACGCTTATCGTATCGGTATTCCTCTTCCTGGGCGTCATCCTCATGAGCCGGATGTTCCAGGACGTGCGGGTGAGCGAAGCGCACTTTCGCCATCTCATCGAGAACAATCACGATATCATCTATACCCTCACCGCGGACGGAATCCTGACCTTCGTGTCCCCCGGGTGGACCGCGCTGCTGGGGCATCCGGTACACCAGGTGACGGGACAGCGATTCAAGACGTTTATCCATCCGGACGATCGCCCGGCATGCAACGCGTGGCTGAACAAGGTGATCGAGACGGGCCGGCGGCAGGACGGCCTCGAATACCGCGTTCGCCATATCGACGGCTCCTGGTACTGGCATACGTCGAGCGCCGTTCCCCTGTGCAACGCGGCGGGCGCGGTTACGGGTTTCGAAGGCACGGCACGGGACATCACCGAACGCAAGCAGGCGGAAGAACGGATTGGCAGTCTGCTCGCGGAAAAGGAAATAATCCTCAGGGAGGTGCACCACCGCATCAAGAACAACATGAATACGATGATGAGCCTGCTCTCCATGCAGGCGGGCACGATGAACGAGCCTTCGGCCGTCGAGGCCCTGAAGAATGCGGGGAGACGCATGCAAAGCATGAGGGTGCTGTACGAAAAGCTGTATCATTCGGAGAATCTAAGGGAGATGACGATCGGGGACTATGTCCCGCCCCTTGTACATGAGATCGTAAAAATGTTTCCCGCCCCGCCTTTCGCGAAGATCGTCACAGAGGTCGATGATTTCATGCTGGGTATGAAAATATTGCCCCCCCTGGGAATCATCATCAACGAGATCGTCACCAACGCGATGAAATACGCCTTTATCGGCCGGGGTGAAGGGGTGATTACCGTTATTGCCTCCAAAACGGACAACCGGGCGACGATCGTTATCGGGGACGACGGTATCGGCATCCCGCATTCGGTCGACATCGAGCGCTCTCCCGGTTTCGGGCTCGCCCTCATAGGTATGCTGGTGACCCAGCTCGACGGTTCTGTCAGGATCGAGCGCGGCAACGGTACGAGGTTCGTGCTTGAGTTCAACGTGTGA